Proteins co-encoded in one Sinobacterium norvegicum genomic window:
- a CDS encoding polysaccharide deacetylase family protein, with the protein MTVLLYHHISDTTPRITSTTPGEFAQHLQMIEDNGFEVWPLSKVVRYLQQGTTLPSRVTVITFDDAYDSILTTATPMLEKRGWPFTVFVNSAAVDEQHRHIMSWQELNSLQDKGGELANHSHHHSHMATRLEGETEEQWQQRMHDQILITKDKLKQHTNSELPLFAYPYGEFDQPLQAIISELGYVGFGQQSGALSSALDFTALPRFPAAGVYANPKTLRTKLKSLPMPIKSVEVLVGEDQSGLTSYAVKKPSIRITLEPGDWRLSELACYVSNQGTGDITNIDTNNNSFVVTAKKEIITGRSRYNCTMPSQEGGRYHWYSHAWLRFNAQGELPTD; encoded by the coding sequence GTGACAGTATTACTATACCACCATATCAGCGATACAACACCGAGAATCACCTCCACAACCCCGGGTGAATTCGCTCAACACCTGCAAATGATTGAAGACAACGGCTTTGAGGTTTGGCCGCTAAGCAAAGTGGTTCGTTACTTACAGCAGGGGACTACGCTGCCCAGTAGAGTAACCGTCATCACCTTCGATGACGCCTATGACTCCATCCTCACAACAGCGACGCCAATGCTCGAAAAACGTGGCTGGCCATTTACTGTCTTTGTCAATTCAGCAGCGGTCGATGAGCAGCACCGACACATTATGAGCTGGCAAGAATTAAACAGTTTACAAGACAAAGGTGGTGAACTCGCTAACCACAGCCACCATCATAGCCACATGGCCACCCGTCTAGAGGGGGAGACAGAAGAGCAATGGCAGCAACGTATGCACGATCAAATATTAATAACCAAGGACAAATTAAAACAACACACCAATAGTGAGCTCCCGTTATTTGCCTACCCCTATGGCGAATTCGACCAGCCACTGCAGGCAATCATCAGCGAGCTAGGCTACGTTGGTTTTGGCCAACAATCCGGCGCTCTGTCCTCGGCATTGGATTTTACCGCGCTGCCACGATTCCCCGCCGCCGGCGTCTATGCCAACCCAAAAACCCTGCGGACAAAACTGAAATCACTGCCCATGCCAATCAAATCAGTTGAGGTATTAGTCGGCGAAGATCAGTCCGGGCTGACTTCCTATGCGGTCAAAAAACCCTCTATTCGTATCACTCTGGAGCCTGGTGATTGGCGCCTCTCAGAGCTTGCCTGTTATGTCAGCAACCAGGGCACTGGCGACATCACTAACATTGATACCAACAACAATAGCTTTGTAGTGACCGCAAAAAAGGAGATTATTACTGGGCGCTCTCGGTATAACTGCACAATGCCCAGCCAAGAGGGCGGACGGTATCACTGGTACTCCCATGCCTGGTTGCGTTTCAACGCCCAGGGCGAGCTACCCACCGACTAA
- a CDS encoding glucosaminidase domain-containing protein, with amino-acid sequence MGCSSRYWCVVAVVLMLIGCGAEPQKEEIKEVVVETDKTADEQLKRPETKFSETPSFAQIADVKEKKAQFFNYLLTYIASENSYITAERRQVVTLQQALRVGQLSEQQSVVLQGLAKRYKLSEALSIQEQLEQLMVRVDIVPPSLALAQSANESAWGTSRFATQGNNYFGQWCFNSGCGIVPQSRPEGEIYEVARFEDAGGSVRAYFLNLNTHGAYRQLRAIRAEARQGNQVITGVDLAVGLRSYSARGEQYVEEIQKMIIFNKLDILDKNDF; translated from the coding sequence ATGGGATGCAGCTCTCGTTATTGGTGTGTGGTCGCCGTTGTTTTGATGTTGATTGGCTGTGGCGCCGAACCGCAGAAGGAAGAGATCAAAGAGGTGGTTGTTGAAACTGACAAGACGGCAGATGAACAGCTGAAAAGGCCTGAAACCAAGTTCTCTGAAACGCCAAGCTTTGCTCAAATAGCCGACGTCAAAGAGAAGAAGGCGCAATTTTTTAATTATCTACTGACCTATATCGCATCAGAAAATAGCTATATAACAGCGGAGAGAAGGCAGGTTGTCACTCTTCAGCAAGCCTTGCGGGTAGGACAGCTGTCTGAACAGCAGTCTGTGGTGCTGCAGGGATTGGCAAAGCGTTACAAATTGTCTGAGGCGCTGTCTATTCAGGAGCAACTAGAGCAGTTAATGGTCCGTGTTGATATCGTACCACCCTCGCTGGCTTTGGCGCAGTCTGCCAATGAGTCGGCGTGGGGAACCTCTAGGTTTGCCACGCAGGGTAATAACTATTTTGGTCAATGGTGCTTTAACTCAGGCTGTGGCATTGTGCCTCAATCAAGGCCTGAGGGTGAAATTTACGAGGTGGCCAGATTTGAGGATGCCGGTGGATCGGTGCGAGCATATTTTCTTAATTTAAATACCCATGGCGCCTATCGTCAGCTGCGAGCAATTCGCGCAGAGGCCAGGCAAGGCAATCAGGTGATTACCGGTGTTGATCTTGCTGTGGGTCTGCGGAGTTATTCAGCGCGGGGTGAGCAATATGTTGAAGAAATTCAAAAGATGATTATCTTCAACAAGCTCGATATACTCGACAAAAATGACTTCTAG
- a CDS encoding adenylate/guanylate cyclase domain-containing protein, with protein sequence MSAALNNRLSLGIKLAAVIAVLVVGGMSVLGLSVLNKQNQLQDEQLEALGQALASQTAATATEPLFTGDSLSLQLQAEQSIALARIKAVQISSSSGDILAFAGDVNALADAVSAQEHYYFTSDVSFRETSGGRVEILLESNELAKTYEHILRLVLIVGGGVTVAALFIALLIARKINQPINMLLDATEKIGAGDYRVAVPSERRDDEIGQLLSAISDMGQGLYQRDQVETMLGGFVNQDIAKQVISKADAVNIKGERVEATVLFADIVGFTSMSETLTPEQVAELLNEYFSYFAHCSDLYFGTVDKFIGDCVMVVFGAPKANEDHRFNAAACAFLMQRLTQALNHRRRDEGLPEVMLRIGINSGQMLAGVLGGDKKMEYTVVGDSVNLASRLCSEAESGQIIVTEEYKTSLLEPQRVCLNSQKRIKIRGKAVPVQTFEITDIASEYQLTMNTLIDDLLSIRESL encoded by the coding sequence ATGTCTGCAGCTTTAAACAACCGGTTGTCGTTAGGAATCAAATTAGCTGCTGTTATCGCCGTCCTCGTGGTCGGGGGGATGTCTGTACTCGGCTTGTCTGTGTTAAATAAGCAGAATCAGCTGCAGGATGAGCAGCTAGAGGCGCTTGGTCAGGCTTTGGCGTCGCAGACTGCGGCAACAGCCACCGAGCCGCTATTTACGGGTGACAGCCTCTCTCTTCAGTTGCAGGCGGAGCAGAGTATTGCCCTGGCGAGAATAAAGGCCGTTCAGATCAGCTCTAGCAGTGGTGATATTTTAGCCTTCGCCGGCGATGTTAACGCCCTTGCCGACGCAGTGTCAGCACAAGAACATTATTACTTTACCAGTGATGTTAGTTTTCGTGAGACCTCAGGCGGTCGTGTTGAAATCCTTTTGGAGTCCAATGAGCTGGCCAAGACCTATGAGCATATACTAAGGCTGGTGTTGATTGTTGGTGGCGGGGTAACGGTGGCGGCTTTATTTATTGCCTTGCTCATTGCCCGCAAGATAAATCAGCCTATTAACATGTTGCTGGATGCGACAGAAAAAATCGGTGCTGGTGACTACAGAGTGGCGGTGCCCTCTGAGCGCCGGGATGATGAAATAGGCCAGTTGCTCAGTGCCATCAGCGATATGGGACAGGGTTTATATCAGCGTGATCAAGTTGAGACGATGTTAGGCGGTTTTGTTAATCAGGATATTGCTAAGCAGGTGATTAGCAAGGCTGATGCGGTCAATATTAAGGGCGAGCGAGTTGAGGCGACGGTATTGTTTGCCGATATAGTCGGCTTTACATCGATGTCAGAGACGCTGACTCCTGAGCAAGTGGCAGAGCTGCTCAATGAATATTTTTCATATTTTGCCCACTGCTCTGATTTGTATTTTGGCACCGTTGATAAATTTATCGGTGACTGTGTCATGGTGGTATTTGGCGCACCAAAGGCCAACGAAGATCATCGATTCAATGCGGCAGCCTGTGCTTTCTTGATGCAGCGGTTGACCCAGGCGCTTAATCATCGTCGTCGTGATGAGGGGCTGCCTGAGGTGATGCTGCGTATTGGTATTAATTCTGGTCAGATGTTGGCAGGTGTGCTTGGTGGCGATAAAAAAATGGAGTACACCGTCGTCGGCGACTCGGTAAACCTGGCGTCACGTTTGTGTAGCGAGGCTGAAAGTGGCCAAATTATTGTCACTGAAGAGTATAAAACATCACTGCTTGAGCCACAGCGGGTCTGCTTAAACTCGCAAAAGCGGATTAAAATAAGAGGCAAGGCGGTGCCCGTACAAACATTTGAAATCACCGATATTGCCTCTGAGTATCAGCTCACGATGAATACCTTAATCGATGACTTACTGAGTATTCGGGAATCCCTATGA
- a CDS encoding peptidylprolyl isomerase — translation MNAIKSFIAATFLIGLLSGVSHAENPTVVLETTKGDITVELFEDKAPITVTNFLQYVDSDFYNGTIFHRIIPGFMIQGGGFTEQMSEKATLSPIKNEANNGLYNDRTTLSMARTSDPDSATSQFFINVRSNLSLDRRAGNDGYAVFGRVIDGMYVVDDIVIQDTTRVGGHADVPVEPIIITNVYRKADEAALTIDKEKAIDADATSEEAISHPPVDQDIPQNNG, via the coding sequence ATGAATGCTATAAAGTCTTTTATCGCCGCCACTTTTCTCATCGGCTTACTCAGCGGTGTCAGTCACGCAGAGAACCCCACGGTTGTCTTAGAAACAACCAAGGGCGATATCACTGTTGAACTTTTCGAAGACAAAGCGCCGATTACTGTTACCAATTTCTTACAATATGTAGACAGCGACTTTTATAACGGCACAATATTCCACCGTATTATTCCTGGATTCATGATTCAAGGCGGCGGATTTACCGAGCAAATGTCCGAGAAAGCCACGCTCTCCCCAATCAAAAACGAGGCCAATAACGGCCTCTATAACGATCGTACTACGCTGTCTATGGCCAGAACATCTGACCCCGACAGTGCCACCTCTCAGTTTTTTATTAATGTGCGAAGCAACCTAAGCCTTGACCGCCGCGCTGGCAACGATGGCTACGCTGTATTTGGACGCGTTATCGATGGTATGTATGTGGTTGACGACATTGTGATTCAAGACACAACACGCGTCGGCGGCCACGCCGATGTACCTGTCGAGCCTATTATCATCACCAATGTCTACCGCAAGGCTGACGAGGCCGCTCTTACCATCGACAAGGAGAAAGCTATCGATGCGGATGCCACGAGCGAAGAGGCAATCAGTCACCCCCCCGTCGACCAAGACATCCCACAAAATAACGGCTAA
- a CDS encoding pyridoxine 5'-phosphate synthase, with product MTALSINLNKIALIRNSRDTLYPDVVKHAQMCIDAGAHGITVHPRPDQRHIRADDCFALAKAIDVELNIEGNPFAPPMASDRPGVSDYPGFMTLIRQIKPAQCTLVPDSNSQLTSDHGFDLKQDFNRLQPIIDELKSLGVRSSLFMDPIDDQIELAAKLGADRIELYTGPYAEAVDTGGDIDASIAQFAQAAKTAKKCGLGLNAGHDLNTQNLPLFCRHLPHLLEVSIGHSFTIDCIEVGLQQAIANYLAALSTR from the coding sequence ATGACTGCGCTGAGTATCAACCTTAACAAAATTGCACTGATTCGAAACTCACGAGACACGCTATACCCCGATGTCGTTAAACACGCCCAAATGTGTATCGATGCTGGCGCCCACGGTATTACTGTGCACCCTCGCCCTGACCAGCGCCACATTCGCGCCGACGACTGTTTTGCACTCGCCAAGGCCATCGATGTGGAACTGAATATTGAGGGCAATCCCTTTGCACCACCAATGGCCAGCGATCGCCCTGGTGTCAGTGACTACCCTGGCTTTATGACCTTAATCCGACAAATAAAGCCGGCTCAGTGCACCCTAGTGCCCGACAGCAACAGCCAACTGACCTCAGACCACGGCTTCGATTTGAAGCAAGATTTTAATCGATTACAGCCCATTATTGATGAGCTAAAAAGCCTGGGGGTTCGCAGCAGTTTATTTATGGATCCGATTGACGACCAAATTGAACTGGCAGCAAAGCTTGGCGCCGATCGCATCGAGCTTTACACCGGACCCTACGCCGAAGCAGTAGACACTGGCGGGGATATTGATGCATCGATTGCGCAATTTGCCCAGGCTGCTAAAACTGCCAAAAAATGCGGGCTTGGACTCAACGCAGGGCACGATCTTAACACTCAAAATCTACCGCTATTCTGCCGCCATTTACCTCATTTGTTAGAAGTATCTATTGGACATTCTTTTACTATTGACTGTATAGAAGTTGGTCTGCAGCAAGCCATTGCCAATTACCTGGCAGCACTGTCTACTCGCTAG
- a CDS encoding TetR/AcrR family transcriptional regulator — protein MADSTYHHGNLRESLINLGIAHLDEKGAENISLRALAREIGVSQTAPYRHFEDKNQLLSAIAINGFDIMAHSISDAITDLDDQPPKYLKAMARSYILFSLENTEVFKLMFGPILGDRKSYPELLAAGQRSFKLIEKSLQTGVDTGIFSIEDITITANSVWASIHGVASLMQDRFDRFPDASGDKQIDSMFDILLNGICSK, from the coding sequence ATGGCAGACAGCACCTACCACCACGGCAACCTACGCGAGAGCTTGATTAACTTAGGTATAGCCCACCTCGACGAAAAAGGCGCTGAAAATATCAGCCTGCGCGCCCTGGCCAGAGAAATTGGCGTTTCGCAAACAGCCCCGTACAGACATTTTGAAGATAAAAATCAACTGCTATCCGCCATCGCAATTAATGGCTTCGATATTATGGCCCATAGCATTTCTGACGCCATCACCGACCTCGATGACCAGCCGCCAAAATATCTTAAGGCCATGGCCAGAAGCTACATCTTATTCAGCCTGGAAAACACCGAAGTCTTCAAGCTCATGTTTGGCCCTATCTTAGGTGATAGAAAAAGCTACCCAGAATTACTTGCCGCCGGACAACGCAGTTTTAAGTTAATTGAGAAAAGCCTACAAACAGGGGTGGATACGGGCATATTTTCAATCGAGGACATCACCATCACCGCCAATTCTGTCTGGGCATCTATTCACGGCGTTGCCAGTTTGATGCAGGACAGGTTCGACCGCTTCCCTGATGCCAGCGGCGATAAGCAAATCGACTCTATGTTCGACATCTTACTCAATGGTATATGTAGCAAATAG
- a CDS encoding M48 family metallopeptidase, producing the protein MDGFIDYQIKLMRRKTIGIYILPDGVVEVRAPKRTTRQSIATFVAGNRQWIEQRMALAEQRKGRPFNVFGRPRQVLVELGQRRYIRLSARQLRIVILPGDDDEAMRQQLKAWLLVIARRYLARRLVANLDWCHVLRVDKPELRVRYMRSRWGSCSLSGRVNLSTTLVQLPVEFCDYVIAHELCHLRVFNHSPRFYQLMQVLQPDWRLKREYLKQIETGVEVMQIKSYLHR; encoded by the coding sequence ATGGACGGCTTTATCGATTATCAGATCAAGTTAATGCGCCGTAAGACTATTGGCATATACATTTTGCCAGACGGTGTCGTTGAGGTGAGGGCGCCCAAGCGAACAACGCGGCAGTCGATCGCTACTTTTGTGGCGGGTAATCGCCAGTGGATAGAGCAGCGAATGGCTTTGGCAGAACAGCGAAAGGGGCGGCCGTTTAATGTTTTTGGTCGCCCGCGCCAGGTGTTGGTCGAGTTGGGTCAGCGTCGATATATCAGGCTTTCTGCTCGCCAGTTACGTATTGTGATACTGCCTGGGGATGATGATGAGGCAATGAGGCAGCAGTTGAAGGCTTGGTTGTTGGTCATTGCTCGGCGATATTTAGCTCGACGCTTAGTCGCGAACCTTGATTGGTGTCATGTGCTGCGCGTTGATAAGCCCGAGTTACGTGTTCGTTATATGCGCAGCCGATGGGGTAGTTGCAGTCTATCGGGTAGAGTGAATCTCAGTACAACCTTGGTGCAGTTGCCTGTTGAATTTTGTGACTATGTTATTGCCCATGAACTGTGCCATCTCAGGGTTTTTAATCATAGCCCGCGTTTTTATCAATTGATGCAAGTGTTGCAGCCAGATTGGCGGTTGAAGAGAGAGTACTTAAAGCAGATTGAGACAGGGGTGGAGGTGATGCAGATCAAGTCATACCTGCATCGTTAG